Below is a genomic region from Silurus meridionalis isolate SWU-2019-XX chromosome 10, ASM1480568v1, whole genome shotgun sequence.
ctttaaataattattttctaataGCCAGAAAAACTGTGTATTTTAACAAAATGTTGACTCTCctctatagcacttttaaagCAGTTAGCTTTATCATTGACCTTATACAATGCCCTATCTgaacaagaaaatgaaaaaagaaaaaaaaaaaaaacgtttcacTGTTTATATGTACACAGATACCCGACTAACCCGTTTTCTCTTATGCATATCGCTTCCTGGAGATCCATTTCCATCGCTTATGTTAGCATTCTCCTCCAAACAgtatataattcattttatattattcctGTCGCATTATCCTACTTAAAGCTAACATTGTTAACGTGGACTTCAATGCAGTAGTTAAGTTTTCTGTAGTTTTACTGTGTGTCTTTTATTACGTCCAATTCTGAGACCTGAATTTTTATTACATGACAATAAAGTATGAAAtcaaatacagtacataatactTTTCTACAAGTACATTTTTACATGTAAATGGAAAGACAGTTGTCTTTGTGTAAACTTTCTAcatagtattttaaaataaagtttatggttaaaaaagaaaatagttttGATGTTCCTAATTTTTGTTGCTAATTGTTTTGATATTGCAAAAAATCTTTTAGTtctccctatatatatatatatatatatatatatatatatatatatatatatatatatatatatatatatatatataatttttttcttattcttattcttaccTTGCTCATTTGTTTCACCTATCTGAACCTGTGTAAACACTGAAGGTGTTAGTTCAACACAAAAGGTATTTGCTGAGAACACTGTAGCAATTTGGCATAAAATATTACCTCACAAACATGACAAATAAACATGACAAGTCtttcaaaataatttgtttaagGCTCATTATCCactattattgttatatttgtcAGGTATAGTTAATTTCATAGGCTATTATGCAGTGCCGGTAAAAGGTTTGGCACTTTTGGCTTTAACAGCAGAATTTATGTAAGGCTGAGAACATGAGAGAAGATGttaggaggtggaggtggaagtttaatggttttgggttgttttggagcagggaaggttgaaaacgtattccaggtgaaaggaaaactgaactAACATGACTACTATTCTATACTTCAACCCAATAATTGTGACCAATTTcatcatacaacaagacaatgacctgaagcttATGTCTAAGCTCTACATGTgatatttagagagcaaacagtcatctggagtgTTATCTTTCATTGACTGACCTGCCGAGTCACCACACCAAAATCCTAttaactgctctgggatgaactggattgcaaggtcagaaagaaatcttcaactagtgaagaacacctttggcaagttttacaagaggcatggtgaagtatttcagctgaatatttggttgtgtgtgaaattcccaggagatcagcaagTTTTAATTACTCATACCAGCCCACCTGGTACCAACATCCAACTTTAACTAAAGCTCTTTATGattgtttgcatttgttttgcatGAGTGTGCACAGGGGTTTCTGACTACATGGAACAGTGGGTGTataacatttaataacattaataacaacCATAAATTTTAATTTGATACTGAAtgacttttttgtattttcatatattataaCTGAGATTAGTGGTTAAAAGGTTGtcgaataaaaatgttatttaatgataagttacagttacagttagTTTTCATGCAAGTGACTATAAATGGGTTTGAGGAAAACACTTCAAAAAGCAATAAATGGCAAGTTTTTATGCTGAGtctgtgtggggtgtgtgtgtgtgtgtgtgtgtgtgtgtgtgtgtgagagagagagagagagtgtgtgtgtgtgtgagagagagagtgtgtgtgtgtgtgtgtgagagagagagagagagagagagagagtgtgtgtgtgtgtgtgtgtgtgtgtgtgtgtgtgtgtgtgtgtgtgagaaagagaaagtgtgtgtatgtgagagagtgtgtgtgtgtgtgtgggtgtgagagagagagagagagagagaggtgtgtgtgtgtgtgtgtgtgtgtgtgtgtgtgtgtgtgagagagagtgtgtgtgtgagtgagagagagagagagagagagagagagagagagagagagagtgtgtgtgtgtgagagagtgtgtgtgtgtgtgtgtgtgtgtgtgagagtgagagagagtgtgtgtgtgagagagagagagagtgtgtgtgagagagagagagagagagagagagtgtgtgtgtgtgtgtgtgtgagagagagagagtgtgtgtgagtgagagagagagagagagtgtgtgagagagagagagagagtgtgtgtgtgtgtgtgtgtgtgtgtgtgtgtgtgtgagagagagagagagagtgtgtgtgtgaatgtgagagagagagagagagagagagagagagagtgtgtgtgagagagagagagagagagagagagtgtgtgtgtgagtgtgagagagagagagagagagagagagagggagtgtatgtgtgagggAGTGTATCGCCCGCTGATGGGAATTGCAGTGTGGAATGAGGAGCAGATCGAGGTGCAGCGCCTCCTCTTGTAACTCAGTAAGAACTTCGAGGAGTGTCATTCCCACAGAGGAGCATGAGGGAAGCTTCAGAGCTCTTCGCATTCCCACACATAGCTGTTTCACAAGCCGCCATTCTCGCGTCTTCCTCGAACTTTTTCCCACAGGAATGAAGTGTCGGCTTGGAAGCTGAAGCGGGTAAGTTCATTTTGCTTACAGTAAAACTCCTCTGTTTAATGCAAACCTCCAGTGTTTACAGCCTGTAACTCCAAACTACCATGCAAACCAAACAGATACTACGCTTTATTTAACACTGTAGCTACTCACGCATTAGATACAATTAATATCTAATAGTGTGAATTTTGATGAAGTTATTGACTGCAGCCTCCGCAGTGAAGAAGAAACATTTGTTTCTAATGTTGGCAAACTTATAATGTCACAATAAATATAACGTCACAATAGTTGGCTGTGTGACTTCTTAACCATGTTTCCttacaaattaaaagaaaaatagctAAATGCATAATGCTTAATAAGTTGGTATGTTCCAATATACCGTGCCTACTCATCATGACGTCATAATGTGGTTAAAGGTTTTGCTTATGTATGAACATGATCTGAATGTTGGTCATAggcaacctcacacacacacacacacacacacacacacacacacacacacatacatcaagTTCAGAGCTTCTGAGTCGTCATGTAGACTGAGACAATGCCACACTGTTAATATACAAGAGGATTTGTTGTATTGTCGAACTTCTAAAAGAGTTTGATTTTGCGTGCTTGGTTTGGTGTAAGTGCGACTGGGAGACCCGCACTATTGTTTCCAAAGCTGATGTAAAAGCAATTTAGTCATCACTTACTGTTGTTTGGTGTCAGCGTGTTTAGAGACATTGACATAAACCAGGCAatgtcatgtttgtttttttcagcgTCGTTTGAATAGCGGATTACCTCACGCACGAGCTTGCGACACGATGGAACTGCATGGAAACAGCAGGCTTCATGATGGGTACCAGTATCTAACCAGTAATGAATATGAACGGATTCAGGCAGCACGTAGTGATGGATCAGGAACTTTTGGAGTGAAGGTTCAGGTGCAAGGCATTCAAGGCCGTCCTTATGTGGTGCTAAATGGACAAAACAAGTCTTCACAAAGTCCTCCTGTCTACCCTGATGTCTTTTTCATGAATCATCCCAGTCAAGAGTATGTTTCAACCATGAATGGGCAAGGTTTAAGCATCCAGCGGAATTTGACTGATTACAGGTCAGTGAGGCAAATGCAGATGCCTCCTCCAGAAATTCAGATGTCTACTAATACTCCATCATCTCCTTTGCTAAACTACCAGAGAAATCCTGCACTTCTCAGACCTTATGATCCCAGAAGCAACAATCTGGATTTCCATGACTCTCCCAACCATATTAAGACTAAATCTAACTCTGACTTAAATCAGTTTAGTTCAAACACTTTACCTGTTTATGCATCCAATATAATGGTGAAGAAAGCCAAAATCCCATTGCCTGGTTCAGGGAAAGGACAAACTGAAGATAATTTAGGTCCTGGAAAATCATCGGGAGAAAATACACCTTGCCGGCAATCGCACATCGTCTGCAGGCTGTCTGTACCTTACTCCAACGAGGACAATGGGCATTCCTCAAATAGGGTTGGTAGAGGTAGACATAGAAACCAGGTGGATCCCCAAGAGAGAAAACGATCACAAAGTGCAGGTGCATCTAGTTCTAGTCACTCTTCCAGGACAAGCCCAGTATTTGCAGGAGGGTCAAGAATGGGAGAAGATCTGGGTCTACCAGCTTCATCTATAGGCTCTGTGTCTCGAAATGACAGTCTtttgaagctaaaaacaggagAGAATATGTATCAAGCAGATATAAGGACTATAACTGCAGCCCAGTTTGAAGGACAGAAAAATGAATGGATGTCACCAAGATTGGGAAGGGCTAATAACAGAATTGATAGAGCAAACCCAACCAGATGTCTTCAGCAAAATGGTGGCTATTCAAGCCAAGAAAGGGAGGCGCAGGTAAAGTCTTGacagaataatatttattttgttattcaaATCATGACTGTGTCTCTATGTATTTGTGAATTGGTTGAATTGCAAATGCTtactatatataaattgtgtatatctatatacaatattgtgtataatattCTGTCCCAATCCTGTATGTACAAACAGCCCTAATAAGCATGCCTGTATATTTAAGGATACCCCTGATATTTTGAATGGACAGCAGGAGCTTGTGGACCAGCCATATGAAGATGTGACTAAACAAGCATTGTTTAACTACCTCAAAGAAGGGTATGAACATAAACACTACAAATCACTTTAGTTCTATTGCTCTGTATTAGAAAGATGATTTCAAAACAGCATAATGTGGGCCATGGGTGGTACGATTTACAGATTCGCATCAGTACATCGACAAAAAACTAATCCATGATGTATCAAATTAAAAGAGTGCATTTGTATCGCGATGCatcattttgaacatatttgcctCACTTGAAAACTATAACCATcagtagatgtgctatactcttattatttagaaaattacCAATAaattgtgaccaatattttatatgtagattgatttcttcttgctaaactgtttctcaatcGCGTTGTCTCAGcatcactgctgctacgtgaatataaGGTagcacaacactacagagagtAAGGCGTGTCTTAAgaatcacatagaatacagattaacatggcagaggtagagctgtaacttcctgaacacagaacaagaacaagtctggttttatttaacctgttttctttttccgcACTATAAAAGGCCAGTTTGCTGTCCGTCTGAACCAAAGACATAGTTAGTGAGCTATCTGTGTCATATTAAattgcatcatattttttccatttcatcGTATTGcattaaagtgcattgtgttgaatctaATTGAAATTTACTCACATTGGGTTTGCTTCATATGTGTCTAATGTATCatattattttctattcatCGAAATGCAAATCGGATTcacctcagttatggagatgcacatccctaatgtgAATACATTGTCAGAATTTCCTCTCACTAAAGGTTAAAGATTTTTCTGAATCATCTGATGATTAAAATAAAGGAGAAAGGTGCTTTTGCAAAAACATAGAAAATGCCGTTCCAGCTGGCTCGGTGGAAAAGTCCTCACTCTTGCATAGCTGAAAATTTAAGCCAAATTTTAAAAAGCCTACTAAGAATAAATGATACAGTAAATATTAGAAGAAAATCCTTTTAATACAAAGAAATTGCCTATAAAACATTTGTGAGATTCACAACCTAGATGTTCATTTACAGACCCTGAACCAAATTCACAAATGTAAGAGATTCATTTGTTGTGTGTTGCAACAGTTCAGGTCgaaatatagtaataatatttaatgccAAACCCTGTTGTTGCACATTGATCCATAGGAGTTGTGAGCGAGATGAGATCATCAGGCAGAAGGTAACTCTACTGTTTGAGAAGATCCAGATGTTGAGGTCATGTGCTGTCCAGAATGTGGAGGAGGTGAGGGATCTTGCTGTCACTGGCAGATCAGTGCTCTTTAATACAAACGTAAACAGTAATATTTGTGTGGTTTATTTGGCTTGGTTTTCTTTTAGAAATTAGAAACAGCTGGTGTTTTTTGGGTttgatgcaaaataaaaaaaatatatatatgatgttaGTGATTCAGTCTTTAATCAGAGTTTGTGATTGAATTGCTTTGCGTTTAGCTGTCTGACTCGGAGGCTAAGGTGAAAGAGTTCCAGGAGAGAAAAGAAGCACTGGAGAGCCAAGTTGCTCTTCTAAAGCAACAGCTAGAAGAAGAAATTAAGGTAATATGACACAGAAACAATGCATACACATTGCTGTGAAAAGTATAATCctgattttatttctatttttttgcacatttgttaAACTTAAATAATTGAGATCGTCAAACAAATTTTAACATTACACAAAGATAACCTGAGCGAGTCTTTTCAAAAGTACAGTTCTGTAGAACATCTGTCCTAACATGAAACCTAACACAGTGGCTcgatggaatatatatatataatataatatttatttttttaaaatatatatatgatttaacAGATACGAGAGAGTCTGTCAGAGGCAAGTGGGAAGAGTTCTGGGGAactggaactactgcaggagaaGTTAAGTAGAAGTGAGCAGGAGCAAGTCTCACTCCGGCAGCGACTCACTGATATGGAGAAAGAGTTGCAAGTCTCAATAGAAACGTAAGATACTTTTATCCTACAGATGTAACAGTATCAGGCCTACAAGATCTAGAAATAAAGTCTTATGAATTAAAAAGTTAGAGACTTTAAAATTGAACAAAACTCTACCGTAAAACTAGTCCATTGTTTTATACAGTAACTTTCATGCTTCTGCTATAGACAGTGTTATTATTCACAAATAAAGTTgggaattatttttaattactgtatCTGGTGTCACTCAGATGAAGATTGAGCCTCTTTTGAGCCTGCTTTCTCTCacagtttcttcctcatgttgtCTCAGGGAGTCATTTCTCAAAACTATTGTTGATTAGCGATATATATAGAGGGCTATATCCtgaattaatgtttttataaagttGCTATTTAACACTGTACATtgttaaacaaatacaatttaagtGAATTAGTGAACACATGGATAGTGCTGATGTgggattatgtgtgtgtgtttctgtggtATAGAGTCCTTCAGATCAAAAGGGAGCGAGAACGGAGTCGCGCAGAGGCAAAGAATCTGCAGCAGCAGCTCTCAGATATGCATGATGTCCTTGACAACACTAAGAGcacagaggagaaagagagagacactaTCCTGcaggtaaaaacatttttggaagaTTGGAAATAAATACAACTTAGCATATAATTTAGCAATtctaactttctctctcttcgtctttctctgtctcaatCTGCCTCTTATGCAGGACCTGGCAAATTTGCGCATGGAGTTCCAGGAGCTGCAGCAGGTGCATGAGGAACAGGAGGATGTGCTGTGCTGGAAGGAGAGGGAACTCATAGCCATAAAGGGTGCGCTTCAGGAAGAGATTTCAGCCCACGCCAAAGAGGTGGAAACATTGAAGGAGCAACACAAGGAGGCTGTTGAGAAGTTACTTAAGGCCAAAGAAGCGGCTGAGGAGGCAAGTGGGAATAATCTGGATCATCTAGTTTTTAAACTTAATTTGGATTGGATTTAACTGGATTGGGGCATTCCCTTAGTACAATTGACACAGAGATTTAACTCCATACAACCTACAGATATAATCTTGGAATGTGGGAGGGTTATTGTTGTGTTCTTTATCTATTTTTCGTCCTAAGGTTTGCTACactattatatactgtactatactatgaTATATACTATGTATGCTGTCCCCAACATTTATTGCGACACTTACcggtttaatataaataaaccgataatttatcaaaataaaattatacaaccAGCATAAAAattggtattttctaaatataataataaaggtgAATCCGCCgtgttgttcattttgctagcttgggggttttagtttagcggtaatgtattatgtgttaccggccggagcagcccctttaagaaggtagtggatggaggtaagagaTCTGACCGAGGCCAAGCATCTTtgcatgcatcaagagtgagtcatagacagatgtagcggagagaatccagtaattttccaaaataaaacatcattcagaatcagaaaataaataaaacagaaataatgtaagtcatgtattctttctgtgcggcccggtaacAATTGCTGTAATTAATTAGGTGTTTAGgttaatgttttattgttgaaGTTAGggggaaatgtaatgctactgcatccaaatatATCTTGTCAGGTCAGGAGTCAGgtgtccaatacttttgtccatatagtgacatatatatatatatatatcttttgtctatatagtgacATATAtagaacagaaatgtaaaagtatGTTGTACTTGTAGCCTATTTGAAAACACCCCTTAACACTAAAAGtgtctaaaagaaaaaataaagctgaGATTGTTGGATGGTACTCCTTGACTTTGATCCTGCATGCTATCAGCAAATCTGTTTCTCCCACTCAGAATGTGGCAGCTTTGgctcagaagaaaaaaagtgtggaGGCCGAGCAAAGGAATACTCACGCCCAGATGCAAGAGCTTAGTCTGGCTAAGGAGCAGCTTCTTGGTCAGGTTCGTAGTCTCGAAACCCAAATCACCACCCTGAACAACATCTTCCAGCAGTCAAAGAGCCAGGAGAAACATCTCATAGAACAGCTGGACAAGCTGATGGTAAGTGTTTTGCTTTataggacaaaaaaaattgatagAGACAAAAGTAGAGAAAAGCGGATAACGTTACTAAAgtatttcttaaaataattatttgtacattttgtttgaagattaatttttttaatgcgtATAACCCttgtaatatttattgtaattattttcatttttacaattttaggaggagaagaaaagactCGATGAGGAGTTTTCTGAGGTGAGACAGCAAGAGGAGGACATGTGTGGTGCTAATAGAGCACTGACTCGACACCTCGAAGACACACAGGTCAGTATGTCACATTTTTTTgatagtaaatatataataaaagtaaataagtaaacaaaatattataatacagaTTGAGCCTTCTTATCTGTTCTTAGAACTATTGATAtctacagtgggggaaataattatttgatccccttaTTAAGAAATTAACAGTCTAGAATTGTTATGGTcagtttattttaacataaagagaaagtatataaaaaaatctagaaaaaaagaatacattaatattatatataaatgattttgtatttgattgagtgaaataagtatttgatcccctacAAACCaacaagaattctgactcccacacacccaaattagtcgtGCCATTAAGAAAGAACTAATCTGTCAaaggatgtcagggacaagtgtagacctgcacaaggttGGAATGGGCTACAcgaccatcagcaagaagcatggtgagaaagagaccactgttggcaCGATCATTCGAAAATGGAAGAGATACAGTATAAGTCAATCGCCCTCGCTCTCATGGGGTAAGGATCATTCTAAGAAAGGTAAGAGATCAGCCCAGAATTACGAACAGATGTTCGTAATCTGAATTTGATTGTGAtgagaatgtgatgtggtcagatgagaccaaaattgaacTATTTGGCATCAACTCGACTCACCGTTtttggaggcagagaaatgctgaatatggccacaagaacaccatccccactgtcaaacatggaggaggagacattctgctttggggctgtttctctgctaagggtacaggaagacttcaccacatgaacCCTCATGCACTGcagaatcttggatgagaaccttCTTGTCTCAGCCAGAACAATGAAGATGGGTTGTGGATGTGTCTTCCAGGATGACAATAACCCAAAACATATGGCCAAGGCAAAAATATGGTGGTCGTGTAGCCCATTCCAttcttgtgcaggtctacaatattgtccctgatgtcctttgacTGCTTTTTGTTCTTGCCCATGGTGGTAAAGGGTTTAAATGAAAGAGGGTGGTTCTGTGatgggtgtcttttatacatataatgagttgatattaggagttctttcttaaagggacaggactaatttgggtgtgtgagagtcagATTTTTTGCTAATTGCTAATTGTCTCTCTTTGTTAAAATTAACCACTATAAAAATTCtaaactgttcatttcttttcccccACTGTATGTGCCTGTAACATTGTCATATTTATATCATGGTGCATGTGTAAACCATGGCACTGTTGAATAGTCATACCTGATTCCTCAGATATTCATGATTAATCTTTAATAGTAGCAGTTCTGATAGCAGTGCTGGCTGACAGGTAAATCACAAAATAATGCAATTTATATTACTTATATATCATCTCATTTACtctatgtttaataataaactgatttaaaaGCTGCTGTCATTTCTCCATACTCCTTTATATGGTAGATATAATggatataatctttttttttgtgtgtgtttaagaaacAGTCTAAAGTAACAGTTGCCACAAATCGCCATGGcatgagaaataaaacattccaGGATGTGCTATAATATTAAGTTGACTCAAAAGACTGTAAAATtagtcttcttttctttactaTTTCTTTACAGTTTACTAGATggactaaagtattgggacctgacttttccagccatatgtgtttttccccaaactgttaccacaacgttggaggcacacaattgtataggatgtctttggatgcagttaCTTTATATTCTCCTTTcatttggagacccaaacctattttagcatgacaatgcccctatgcacaaatccagcttcataAAGATATTTAGTACATGGGcaggagtaaaagatcttgagtggcctgctgtcaAGCTCCAGCCTTAACCCTATTATCTACAGCCCTATTTCCTTACCATACATGAGTACCTGAAAttttaacacccttgtagctgaataagcacaaatctccccaaGCCCACTCCTATctagtatatatatacttttggGTAGTGAAGAGTCATCAGGGACAAAAAGCAGTTCTAATAAACTCACGTTTTACAACCTGCATTCACTGTTTCTAGTGTGAGCTGACGAAGTTGAACCAGGAACATCGCCTGCTGAAGGAGAGACTGAAGGAGGAGGAAAGACAGATGGAGGAGCTCCGAAAGAACAAACGGGACATGGAGCAAGAGAGGAGAAAGCAGGACAGAGACTTTGAGAAACTACAAGAGGAGGTAAGAATAGATGtaagtgtaaaataaaactgCTAATATGTTTACCTGTTTATgaaaagtacatttatttaaaaatatgaagATGAAGGTTGTTGCATTTCGATTCcattacatttctctctctccttctgtctgtctttctacgGCTGTAGATAAAGAACATACTGGTGGgttcagagagagagactcagaaaCTGCAGGATCAGGTGGATGAAGAAAGGGAACAGAGCTCAAAGGAGCTCAGTGCACTCCGTATACAGCTCCACAACACGCAAACGGAGCTGGAGAAACACTCACACATCTCACAGGAATGTCAGAAAGAGGTGCTGAAAGGATAGATACACACTAACACTTACCAGATATAATTTTGAAACAGAAAGACAATGGATCAGCAGCAATGTGTGGGAATATGacttattattttgtgtgtttttctgtgcgtgtgtgtggtgtgtgtgtgtgcagctgtcCGGTCTGGAGGCCGAGTTGGCTCAGTGTGAGGCAGAGTTGGAGAAGACTGAGCAAAAGTGTAAACAGCTGGAGATGAGAGTGCAGGAGCTGCAAGAGAACTGCAACAAAACTGCACATGATGATCGGGATCGGCAAGTCAAATTAATGGAGGTACACACCCATCCCCACccgcatacacaaacatacacacacaaacacagagtgtgtgagggcTCACGGAACACTTTGATGATTATGAAATTTATGAAAATCATGCACAATGGATTCACATGTGCCAGTTCTGAACCTACTGAGAAAAAAGCCTTTTGTCTAACTACCtacaaaatctatttattaaagCCACAGCAAAACGTCTCTGGTGGTTCTTCAGGGACCAAAACCTCACTAAGGCCACTACGTTTTAAATCAGATGCAGTCGTCTTCACATATATCCATGCATGTttcattttgatgttttgtgtatgtatttgtgtgtaggcACGAGTAGCTCAGCTCCAGGATGCCCTGAATGAGGAACGCAGCTGTGGTGACACACTGGTACAGAGAATGGAGAAAGTCAAGGAGCAGGTCTGTAGCCCTGTCCTAATATTGTAAAACAACAGCACAAAGCTCTTTGATTATTGCATCACATATATCCCACATATCCAGTGACAGGAAGTGAAGCAAGGGAACATTAGTATTCTAGCAAAGAAATCTACATTTTCTCCACAATTTACTGATATATTTtccaatgtaaatatttgtagcATTTTAACATGACATTAATGTTGGAAGTAACCATAGCCATCATAGTGGTCAGAGTCATGCTTTCTGATGCTAGTTAGCATCAAAGTTAGTGGAGGTGgctaagtggttaaggcaaTGGACACTGGATCCAAAgggcatgagttcaaatcccagccacactaaaCTAcctctcctgggcccctgagcaaggcctgtagctgctcagctgtataaatgtcACGAAATTCGctatggataagggcatctaccaaaaGCTGTAAATGTATCTCATATAATACAgttataaataagaaaatatgcaCAAAATACACTGCAGTTGAGCTTATATTTTTAGACAAGCCTTGAGCATCAATAAACagttacatttttgtaatagGTGTGTATGATTCCCGCAGTTGTCCCAAATGTCAAAAATGGATCTCAGAACAATACGATATAAACAGTTGACCATCCAGGTAACACCACACAATGTTACACTTTTGAACCAGATTCACTTATTTATGTGTCTTGTGGACTTTATCTAAACATTTGCTATGTGACAAAAACCAGCTTATTCATGTTAGTAGTAAATACAAAACATCACGTAACATCTATGattcctgtttttatttgattgtattgttttttaagcTTACATTTAGGGTATAAGTAAGAACGCTGCTTGGCAGTGGAAGCAGATGTCCTCTTTGTGCTGTGGTATTCTTTATCTCTGCTTCCCATATCAGGACACTGTCGGATTTTCCCTGTACACATTGTACAGACTTATCCATgcatgtccacacacacacacacacacacacacacacacacacacacacacagagatgctGACCAGAGGCCTCCGCACAAAAGGCTCGTTGAGCCAAAACCGTTCTCACCAAAACTTGACAAGAGTACTCTCTGCTAAGGAGTGTTTGCTTTCAAGCAAGACTGTTTGCCCAAAGTCAGCAAATAAGTACTGGTTTCTAAgccaacacacactcagtgaCTCACCTATTAGTAGTTATGTTGATACAACACTGAAAACATACAGGTGGATAAggtctcttcttttttttttttcttttagttcgATTTTCTTTTCCGCTTTCTCTTCtctcatcgtgtgtgtgtgtgtgtgtgtgttccttacAGGTAGAGCAGGTGCGAGCAGAATTGCTGCAGGAGAGAGCAGTTAGA
It encodes:
- the LOC124392001 gene encoding cingulin-like protein 1 isoform X2, coding for MELHGNSRLHDGYQYLTSNEYERIQAARSDGSGTFGVKVQVQGIQGRPYVVLNGQNKSSQSPPVYPDVFFMNHPSQEYVSTMNGQGLSIQRNLTDYRSVRQMQMPPPEIQMSTNTPSSPLLNYQRNPALLRPYDPRSNNLDFHDSPNHIKTKSNSDLNQFSSNTLPVYASNIMVKKAKIPLPGSGKGQTEDNLGPGKSSGENTPCRQSHIVCRLSVPYSNEDNGHSSNRVGRGRHRNQVDPQERKRSQSAGASSSSHSSRTSPVFAGGSRMGEDLGLPASSIGSVSRNDSLLKLKTGENMYQADIRTITAAQFEGQKNEWMSPRLGRANNRIDRANPTRCLQQNGGYSSQEREAQDTPDILNGQQELVDQPYEDVTKQALFNYLKEGSCERDEIIRQKVTLLFEKIQMLRSCAVQNVEELSDSEAKVKEFQERKEALESQVALLKQQLEEEIKIRESLSEASGKSSGELELLQEKLSRSEQEQVSLRQRLTDMEKELQVSIETVLQIKRERERSRAEAKNLQQQLSDMHDVLDNTKSTEEKERDTILQDLANLRMEFQELQQVHEEQEDVLCWKERELIAIKGALQEEISAHAKEVETLKEQHKEAVEKLLKAKEAAEENVAALAQKKKSVEAEQRNTHAQMQELSLAKEQLLGQVRSLETQITTLNNIFQQSKSQEKHLIEQLDKLMEEKKRLDEEFSEVRQQEEDMCGANRALTRHLEDTQCELTKLNQEHRLLKERLKEEERQMEELRKNKRDMEQERRKQDRDFEKLQEEIKNILVGSERETQKLQDQVDEEREQSSKELSALRIQLHNTQTELEKHSHISQECQKELSGLEAELAQCEAELEKTEQKCKQLEMRVQELQENCNKTAHDDRDRQVKLMEARVAQLQDALNEERSCGDTLVQRMEKVKEQVEQVRAELLQERAVRQDLECDKISLERQSKDLKSRLSHLEVSQKSSQEGLVTKLELRIQELENRLLERERDNNTLEQANRKLERKMKDITMQVNDEQLALQNQMDQLTLRMKVLKRQLDEAEEEIERLENSKKKLQRELDDQQEINEQLYSQISALKTELRRKTKPVMKSLNEEEEDEQWSLSAK